In a single window of the Dryobates pubescens isolate bDryPub1 chromosome Z, bDryPub1.pri, whole genome shotgun sequence genome:
- the HEMGN gene encoding hemogen, whose product MESLGKDHPYSDSSLPPPAARKEYSVPDVIITHRLRDRELLRKRKAEAQEKDSIQWDLREQEKNKRQRRGRGARRGRGRQLVVEPSLEPEAEPEPQPDPQKEAEAAPSEPAPPEPVAQEQLPMLTIHDLVTGMQPGVAEEKLAVRSQDPVGEEELLKPAEAEIPEVLNTPLEYDHQDNEFHKHILF is encoded by the exons ATGGAGAGTTTAGGCAAAGACCACCCTTACTCGGACTCttctctgccacctcctgcagcccGCAAGGAGTACTCGGTGCCAG ATGTGATCATCACCCACCGCCTGAGAGACCGGGAGCTTCTGcggaagagaaaagcagaagcccAGGAGAAAGACTCCATTCAGTGGGATCTGAG ggagcaagAGAAGAACAAACgacagaggagaggcagaggagccaGGAGAGGACGAGGCCGCCAGCTGGTGGtggagcccagcctggagccagaAGCGGAGCCAGAACCCCAGCCTGACCCtcagaaggaggctgaggcagcGCCCTCCGAGCCGGCACCACCCGAGccagtggctcaagagcagctgCCCATGCTGACCATCCACGACCTGGTCACTGGGATGCAACCAGGAGTGGCGGAGGAGAAGCTGGCAGTCAGGAGCCAGGATCCTGTGG gtgaagaggagctgctgaaaccagcagaagcagaaatacCAGAAGTTCTGAACACTCCTCTGGAATATGACCACCAGGATAATGAATTCCACAAGcacattctattctaa
- the LOC128899493 gene encoding chymotrypsin inhibitor-like: MPGKELLPWLGVVVVAAALVAAGGAQLDEENGLRRPVCGDMRQVQACPLLYLPVCGTDGNTYANECQLCVQQMRTRQDIRIWRDGECQQV, translated from the exons ATgcctgggaaggagctgctgccgtggctgggggtggtggtggtggctgctgccctggtgGCTGCTGGAG GGGCACAGCTGGATGAAGAGAATGGCCTGAGAAGG CCAGTGTGTGGAGACATGAGGCAGGTGCAGGCCTGCCCCCTGCTGTACCTGCCTGTCTGTGGGACTGATGGCAACACCTACGCCAACGAatgccagctctgtgtgcagcaaaT GAGAACCAGGCAAGACATCCGGATTTGGAGGGATGGGGAATGTCAACAGGTCTGA